The following proteins come from a genomic window of Clostridia bacterium:
- a CDS encoding methyltransferase domain-containing protein has translation MTVEEILEKWSLKNKNKQASVDMWNSMAESFGGHKLPTFEEDHFLRLLQKHNMLSKDSLVLDIGCGTGQYALAMAGHCKGVVGIDFSPSMVEIAKQKAAEKNIPNASFQWADWHELDLKKQEWEGKFDLVIA, from the coding sequence ATGACAGTCGAAGAGATTTTGGAAAAGTGGTCCCTGAAAAACAAGAACAAACAAGCCAGCGTAGATATGTGGAACTCCATGGCGGAAAGCTTTGGCGGGCACAAATTACCTACCTTTGAGGAGGACCACTTTTTGCGGCTGCTGCAAAAACACAATATGTTAAGTAAGGATTCTCTGGTGCTGGACATAGGCTGCGGCACCGGACAATACGCGCTGGCCATGGCAGGACATTGTAAAGGGGTGGTCGGTATTGACTTTTCCCCCTCTATGGTGGAAATAGCAAAACAAAAGGCGGCGGAAAAAAATATACCCAATGCCAGTTTTCAATGGGCCGACTGGCATGAACTGGACTTAAAAAAGCAGGAATGGGAAGGGAAATTTGATCTTGTTATAGCG
- a CDS encoding cobalt transporter CbiM produces the protein MHLADGVLSTPVIALTSAAALGGLAVGLKGIKDEDIPKISLLSATFFGVSLISIPVPPASVHPLLCGLIGILSGRRAALVFVPGLLLQALLFRHGGLTTLGANTILLAIPAYLSYLLFRYLPVKNTALRGGIAGGMSVVMTVMILVLILSMTEPRFAQGDFSVAKIVALGHLPLVAVEGIITGFAVRFIERHKPDWMLAGTAKG, from the coding sequence ATGCATTTAGCCGATGGTGTATTGAGTACTCCGGTGATAGCGCTAACGTCCGCAGCGGCGCTGGGCGGCTTAGCTGTTGGCTTAAAAGGCATCAAGGATGAAGATATCCCGAAAATCAGCCTGCTGTCGGCGACCTTCTTTGGGGTATCCCTGATTTCCATTCCGGTTCCTCCTGCTTCCGTGCATCCTTTGTTATGCGGGTTAATCGGCATCCTGTCGGGCAGGAGAGCGGCTTTGGTCTTCGTTCCGGGGTTATTGTTGCAAGCTTTGTTATTCCGGCATGGAGGCTTAACTACCCTAGGTGCCAACACCATCCTGCTGGCCATACCGGCTTACTTGTCGTATCTTTTGTTCCGCTACCTGCCTGTTAAAAATACGGCTCTCCGAGGGGGGATAGCCGGTGGAATGTCGGTGGTAATGACGGTGATGATTCTCGTTCTCATATTGTCCATGACCGAACCCCGGTTTGCCCAGGGGGACTTTTCCGTGGCGAAAATAGTGGCCCTGGGTCACCTGCCCCTGGTGGCCGTGGAGGGAATTATTACCGGTTTTGCGGTAAGGTTCATAGAAAGACACAAGCCTGATTGGATGCTTGCGGGAACGGCAAAGGGTTGA